In Sporolituus thermophilus DSM 23256, a single genomic region encodes these proteins:
- a CDS encoding heavy-metal-associated domain-containing protein produces MPVSKTIKKSVYSIGGLKGDHCRDRIEHTLSHLDGITDVDVNLNTRQVTVEYDANIIASGYIEETLQTLGYSIRR; encoded by the coding sequence GTGCCTGTTTCAAAAACAATCAAGAAGTCGGTATATTCGATTGGCGGTCTTAAGGGTGATCATTGCCGTGACCGCATTGAGCACACCTTAAGCCATCTTGACGGGATTACCGATGTCGATGTTAATCTAAATACCAGACAAGTTACGGTTGAGTATGACGCTAATATAATCGCCAGCGGCTATATTGAAGAAACTTTGCAGACGCTCGGATATTCCATCCGCAGGTAG